The following are encoded in a window of Acidobacteriota bacterium genomic DNA:
- a CDS encoding amidohydrolase family protein, whose translation MRIDSHQHFWRYSAAAHPWITDRMAAIQRDFLPPDLAPHLGAAGFDGSVLVQVLQNVEETRWLLRLADEHPSIRGVVGWVDLCSDEAVVQLDELSQHPRLVGVRHIVQAEPDGFMLRDDFLRGIAHLERFGLAYDVLVVERQLPEAVDFAARFPRQRFVLDHIAKPRIAAGEIREWRRHLGAMARLPNVVCKLSGMVTEADWSSWTRENVRPYLDAAIECFGPGRLMIGSDWPVCTLAATYEETMAIVLDTVAAWSEDERDAVLGGTAIRTYGLAR comes from the coding sequence GTGCGCATCGACAGCCATCAGCACTTCTGGCGCTACTCGGCCGCCGCGCATCCGTGGATCACGGATCGCATGGCCGCGATCCAGCGTGATTTCCTTCCCCCCGATCTCGCCCCGCATCTCGGAGCCGCGGGCTTCGACGGATCGGTCCTTGTCCAGGTCCTCCAGAACGTCGAGGAGACTCGCTGGCTGCTGCGCCTCGCCGACGAGCACCCGTCGATCCGCGGCGTGGTCGGCTGGGTCGATCTGTGCTCCGACGAGGCCGTCGTCCAGTTGGACGAGCTCAGCCAGCATCCTCGTCTCGTCGGGGTGCGTCACATCGTGCAAGCCGAGCCGGACGGGTTCATGTTGCGCGACGACTTCCTCCGGGGAATCGCCCACCTCGAGCGCTTCGGCCTGGCCTACGACGTGCTCGTGGTCGAGCGGCAACTGCCCGAAGCCGTGGACTTCGCCGCTCGCTTCCCACGCCAGCGCTTCGTGCTCGATCACATCGCCAAGCCGCGCATCGCAGCCGGCGAGATCCGGGAGTGGCGCCGGCACCTCGGCGCCATGGCGCGCCTGCCGAACGTCGTCTGCAAGCTCTCCGGCATGGTGACGGAGGCCGACTGGTCGTCGTGGACTCGCGAGAACGTGCGGCCCTATCTCGACGCGGCGATCGAGTGCTTCGGACCCGGACGGCTGATGATTGGATCCGACTGGCCGGTCTGCACGCTCGCGGCGACGTACGAGGAGACGATGGCGATCGTGCTCGACACCGTCGCTGCCTGGTCCGAGGACGAGCGCGATGCCGTGCTGGGCGGCACCGCGATCCGTACGTACGGGCTCGCCCGCTGA
- a CDS encoding aminopeptidase, protein MPASFDRLLQAYGDLVVRIGLDLRGGQRLLIVGPLANGGASLEAAPLVRAVARSAYEAGAELVEAVWGDEALQLVRFAHARRDTFGAYSGWLPKALVEHVEAGHAVLSIYANDPDYLSGQPADLVGALQLATARSVRPFRELLSRNAAPWCVAAAADPGWAAKVFPDAPAAEQMPRLWDAIFRLCRVDSADPVAAWQQHLAELASRRDGLNRARYRALRYRGPGTDLTLGLPDGHVWVAGQSASRQGIRFTPNLPTEEVFSVADRLRVDGTVRATKPLVHGGTVIEDFTLRFEHGRVVDLHARTGEEMLRQLVATDEGAARLGEVALVPHSSPVGQSGLLFYSTLFDENAASHLALGSAYRFTLENGECMTDEEFERAGGNRSAAHADFMIGSGELDVDGVRADGSLEPVMRAGEWTP, encoded by the coding sequence ATGCCCGCGTCCTTCGATCGTCTGCTCCAGGCGTATGGCGACCTCGTCGTGCGGATCGGCCTCGACCTGCGCGGCGGGCAACGGCTCCTGATCGTCGGGCCACTGGCCAACGGCGGTGCGTCGCTCGAGGCCGCGCCGCTCGTGCGCGCGGTGGCGCGCAGCGCGTACGAGGCGGGCGCCGAGCTCGTGGAGGCCGTCTGGGGCGACGAGGCGCTGCAGCTCGTGCGGTTCGCGCACGCGCGCCGCGACACCTTCGGCGCGTACTCGGGCTGGTTGCCGAAGGCGCTCGTCGAGCACGTGGAGGCCGGGCACGCCGTGCTCTCCATCTACGCGAACGACCCCGACTACCTCAGCGGTCAGCCAGCCGATCTCGTCGGAGCGCTGCAGCTCGCCACGGCGCGCAGCGTGCGGCCGTTCCGCGAGCTGCTCTCCCGCAACGCCGCGCCCTGGTGCGTCGCCGCGGCCGCCGATCCCGGCTGGGCCGCCAAGGTCTTCCCCGATGCGCCCGCGGCCGAGCAGATGCCGCGCCTGTGGGACGCGATCTTCCGGCTCTGCCGGGTGGACTCGGCGGATCCGGTCGCCGCGTGGCAGCAGCACCTCGCGGAGCTGGCGTCGCGGCGTGACGGGTTGAACCGCGCGCGCTATCGCGCGCTCCGCTATCGCGGTCCCGGCACCGATCTCACGCTCGGGCTCCCGGACGGCCACGTCTGGGTGGCCGGCCAGTCCGCCAGCCGGCAAGGCATCCGGTTCACCCCGAACCTGCCGACCGAGGAGGTGTTCTCGGTGGCGGATCGGCTGCGCGTGGATGGCACGGTGCGCGCGACCAAACCGCTCGTCCACGGCGGCACGGTCATCGAGGACTTCACCCTCCGCTTCGAGCACGGCCGCGTCGTCGATCTGCACGCGCGTACGGGTGAAGAGATGCTGCGCCAGCTCGTCGCGACCGACGAGGGCGCCGCCCGGCTCGGCGAGGTCGCGCTCGTGCCTCACAGCTCGCCGGTCGGACAGTCGGGGCTGCTCTTCTACAGCACGCTGTTCGACGAGAACGCCGCGAGCCATCTCGCGCTCGGGTCGGCCTACCGGTTCACGCTCGAGAACGGCGAGTGCATGACGGACGAGGAGTTCGAGCGCGCGGGCGGCAACCGCAGTGCGGCCCACGCCGACTTCATGATCGGATCGGGCGAGCTGGACGTCGACGGCGTACGCGCCGACGGCAGCCTCGAACCGGTCATGCGGGCGGGCGAGTGGACGCCGTGA
- a CDS encoding ABC transporter permease, with product MPERSRARLGQLVGPFLGLLGVSALFAALVPDTFLSIYNFQTVAAQTVIVGLGALGMTFVIVSGGIDLSVGSLIALSSVVTALALRHDWSPVAASLAGVASGALAGLVNGVLITRLRVVPFIVTLGSMGIARGLAKYLAEEQKIDAPAAWLAGVMAKTPEPAWLSMAWGTWLMFGLALVMGFVLRRTVFGVHTYAIGSNEATARLCGIQVPRVKVAIYTLSGLFAGLAGVMQFARLTVGDPTTAIGKELDIIAAVVIGGTSLSGGTGGISGSLIGAFLMSVLADGCTLTGVPNYVQEIVIGAIIILAVAVDRWRQRRPSA from the coding sequence ATGCCTGAGCGATCGCGCGCGCGGCTGGGACAGCTCGTCGGACCGTTTCTCGGGCTCCTCGGCGTGTCGGCGCTGTTCGCAGCGCTCGTGCCCGACACGTTCCTCTCGATCTACAACTTCCAGACGGTCGCGGCGCAGACGGTCATCGTCGGGCTCGGCGCGCTCGGCATGACGTTCGTGATCGTGAGCGGCGGCATCGACCTGTCGGTCGGATCGCTCATCGCGCTGTCCTCGGTCGTCACGGCGCTCGCCCTGCGCCACGACTGGTCGCCCGTGGCCGCCTCGCTCGCGGGCGTGGCATCGGGCGCGCTCGCCGGCCTCGTCAACGGCGTGCTGATCACGCGCCTGCGCGTCGTGCCGTTCATCGTGACGCTCGGCAGCATGGGCATCGCCCGGGGCCTCGCGAAGTATCTCGCCGAGGAGCAGAAGATCGACGCGCCCGCCGCCTGGCTCGCCGGCGTGATGGCCAAGACGCCGGAGCCTGCCTGGCTGTCGATGGCCTGGGGCACGTGGCTCATGTTCGGCCTCGCCCTCGTGATGGGCTTCGTGCTGCGCCGCACCGTGTTCGGCGTGCACACCTACGCGATCGGATCGAACGAGGCGACCGCGAGGCTCTGCGGCATCCAGGTGCCGCGCGTGAAGGTCGCCATCTACACGCTCTCGGGCCTCTTCGCCGGCCTCGCGGGCGTGATGCAGTTCGCCCGCCTGACCGTCGGCGACCCGACGACGGCGATCGGCAAGGAGCTGGACATCATCGCGGCCGTCGTCATCGGCGGCACGAGCCTGTCGGGCGGAACCGGCGGCATCAGCGGCTCGCTCATCGGCGCGTTCCTCATGAGCGTGCTGGCCGACGGCTGCACGCTGACCGGCGTGCCGAACTACGTCCAGGAGATCGTCATCGGCGCCATCATCATCCTGGCGGTCGCGGTCGATCGCTGGCGGCAGCGCCGGCCGAGCGCCTGA
- a CDS encoding sugar ABC transporter ATP-binding protein yields the protein MDATGPSLLRMRGIEKHFGPVRALSGVDLDVASGEVHALIGENGAGKSTLMKVLSGAHRPDSGEMELGGQPYTPEGPLDARRQGVAMIYQDLALAPHLTVEQNITLGREPSKAGVVDRGAQRASVERALRWLDEPGLTPDRPVMALPPGPRQLVEVARALAGDSRVVVMDEPTSSLSKRETRRLFEVIDRLRERGVSVIYISHFLEEVRQVADRYTVLRDGRTVESGTVPKGDGDEAAFIRHVIEAMAGRSLESAFPHVPHTPGEVVLELDGLSGARLPDRASLTLRHGEILGLAGLVGAGRTELLRALFGLDPIRAGRVTIGGDVDAGRDPADRLAQGVGLLSEDRTGEGLALNMSIADNLTLSKPTARFGVISRTAQRRATAETTATLALKHRDATQAVGELSGGNQQKVALARLLHHDVDILLFDEPTRGIDVGTKAEIYRLMGQLARQGKAILFVSSYLPELLGVCDRIAVMSRGRLGPARPVAEWTEAALLESATAADYA from the coding sequence ATGGACGCGACGGGCCCGAGCCTGCTGCGAATGCGCGGCATCGAGAAACACTTCGGTCCGGTGCGTGCGCTCTCGGGCGTCGATCTCGACGTCGCGTCGGGCGAGGTGCACGCGCTCATCGGCGAGAACGGCGCGGGCAAGAGCACGCTGATGAAGGTGCTGTCGGGCGCCCATCGGCCCGACAGCGGCGAGATGGAGCTCGGCGGGCAGCCGTACACGCCCGAGGGCCCGCTCGACGCGCGGCGCCAGGGCGTCGCGATGATCTACCAGGACCTCGCGCTCGCGCCGCATCTCACCGTCGAGCAGAACATCACGCTCGGCCGCGAGCCGTCGAAGGCGGGCGTCGTCGACCGGGGTGCGCAGCGCGCGTCGGTGGAGCGCGCGCTCCGATGGCTCGACGAGCCCGGCCTCACGCCGGACCGGCCGGTGATGGCGCTGCCGCCCGGCCCGCGCCAGCTCGTCGAAGTGGCCCGCGCGCTCGCCGGCGACTCGCGCGTCGTCGTGATGGACGAGCCGACGAGCTCGCTGTCGAAGCGCGAAACCCGACGGCTGTTCGAGGTGATCGACCGGCTGCGCGAGCGCGGCGTGAGCGTCATCTACATCAGCCACTTCCTCGAGGAAGTCCGGCAGGTCGCGGATCGGTACACCGTGCTGCGCGACGGGCGCACGGTCGAGTCCGGCACGGTGCCGAAGGGCGACGGCGACGAGGCGGCGTTCATCCGTCACGTCATCGAGGCGATGGCGGGGCGGAGCCTCGAGTCGGCGTTTCCGCACGTGCCGCACACGCCCGGTGAGGTCGTCCTCGAGCTCGACGGCCTGTCGGGCGCGCGGCTGCCCGATCGCGCGAGCCTGACGCTCCGCCACGGCGAGATCCTCGGCCTCGCCGGCCTCGTCGGCGCCGGGCGGACGGAGCTGCTGCGCGCGCTCTTCGGCCTCGATCCGATCCGGGCCGGCCGCGTGACGATCGGCGGCGACGTGGACGCCGGCAGGGATCCGGCCGATCGCCTCGCGCAGGGCGTGGGCCTGCTCTCGGAGGATCGCACCGGCGAAGGGCTCGCGCTCAACATGTCCATCGCCGACAACCTGACGCTGTCGAAGCCCACCGCGCGCTTCGGCGTGATCTCGAGAACCGCGCAGCGCCGGGCGACGGCCGAGACCACCGCGACGCTCGCGTTGAAGCACCGCGACGCGACGCAGGCCGTCGGAGAGCTGTCGGGCGGGAACCAGCAGAAGGTCGCGCTGGCGCGGCTGCTGCACCACGACGTGGACATCCTGCTCTTCGACGAGCCGACGCGCGGCATCGACGTCGGCACCAAGGCCGAGATCTACCGGCTGATGGGCCAGCTCGCCCGGCAGGGCAAGGCGATCCTCTTCGTCAGCAGCTACCTGCCGGAGCTGCTCGGCGTCTGCGACCGGATCGCGGTGATGAGCCGCGGCAGGCTCGGCCCGGCCCGGCCGGTCGCCGAGTGGACGGAGGCCGCCCTCCTGGAGTCGGCGACCGCGGCGGACTATGCCTGA
- a CDS encoding substrate-binding domain-containing protein produces the protein MQTRAFRTVSWCLLAAGLVAACGGGANSGGPGASTTLRIAVIPKGTTQEFWKSVHAGAVKGSRDAGVEIIWKGPVREDDRDEQIKVVETFVAQKVDGIVVAPLDDRAIVPALTEARGRNIPVLVFDSGVQWDGHVSFVATDNEKAGSLGGERLGEVLGGKGRVIMMRYQEGSASTMARESGFMKTMAEKFPTVQVVSSNQYGGPTTETAYTVAEKLLSTYRDVDGIFCPNESTTFAMMLALDAARLTGKVRLVGFDASPKLIEGLQAGKIDGLVVQNPFAMGEQGVKLLVQKIKGQDIPARVDTGATMVTKDNMEQPDVRTLLHPDLATYLN, from the coding sequence ATGCAGACGCGAGCATTCCGGACCGTCTCGTGGTGTCTTCTGGCCGCCGGCCTGGTCGCCGCGTGCGGCGGCGGCGCGAATTCCGGCGGTCCTGGCGCATCGACCACGCTCCGGATCGCGGTCATCCCCAAGGGCACGACGCAGGAGTTCTGGAAGTCGGTCCACGCGGGCGCGGTCAAGGGCAGCCGCGACGCAGGCGTCGAGATCATCTGGAAGGGGCCCGTGCGCGAGGACGACCGCGACGAGCAGATCAAGGTCGTCGAGACCTTCGTCGCGCAGAAGGTCGACGGCATCGTCGTCGCGCCGCTCGACGATCGCGCGATCGTGCCCGCGCTGACCGAGGCGCGCGGCCGGAACATCCCCGTGCTCGTCTTCGATTCCGGCGTGCAGTGGGACGGCCACGTCAGCTTCGTCGCGACCGACAACGAGAAGGCGGGAAGCCTCGGCGGCGAGCGGCTCGGCGAGGTGCTCGGCGGCAAGGGCCGCGTCATCATGATGCGCTACCAGGAAGGTTCCGCCAGCACGATGGCGCGCGAGTCCGGCTTCATGAAGACGATGGCGGAGAAGTTCCCGACCGTCCAGGTCGTGTCGTCGAACCAGTACGGCGGGCCCACCACCGAGACCGCCTACACCGTGGCCGAGAAGCTGCTCTCGACCTATCGCGACGTCGACGGCATCTTCTGCCCGAACGAGTCCACCACCTTCGCGATGATGCTCGCGCTCGACGCGGCACGGCTCACCGGCAAGGTGCGGCTGGTCGGGTTCGACGCCAGCCCGAAGCTCATCGAGGGGCTGCAGGCGGGCAAGATCGACGGCCTCGTCGTGCAGAACCCGTTCGCGATGGGCGAGCAGGGCGTGAAGCTGCTCGTGCAGAAGATCAAGGGGCAGGACATCCCCGCGCGGGTCGACACCGGGGCCACGATGGTCACGAAGGACAACATGGAGCAGCCGGACGTCCGCACGCTGCTCCATCCCGACCTGGCGACCTACCTCAACTGA
- the cysC gene encoding adenylyl-sulfate kinase produces the protein MSDVPPPVVPASSAARDRHRARALRIAVCGASRHGKSTLIDRLRDRLPPALDGSTFTELADSASGGPFAHEVARRAPAPDAVLIVVDARHGMVDETRRQVLVASLAGVRAAILVVTKVDLAGYAESRFRDVASSGVAFASAVGLPETIAIPVAALDAENVIAAGARMGWWHGPSVAGALDALDRDRIDGRPTPLRLAVEDVAVEPGGCRIAGTLTSGVLRPGDRIRAQPSGRESSVRSIEIGAVSLQEAEAGASVVVRLADEVGVRRGDLLSAAAAPAEVADQFETTIVWMGREPLFAGRRYGLAAGGDPVPMQVTDLKYRFDLETLAHAAARTLAVGDVGVCNVSLDRPMPFDAAREHLGTGGFSIVDPASAAVLGAGFVHFALRRAHNIHAQPTDVDRRARAALKKQQPCVLWFTGLSGAGKSTIANLVEARLHAMGRHTYLLDGDNVRHGLSKDLGFTPADRVENIRRIGEVARLMVDAGLIVLTAFISPFRAERRLARSLLADGEFLEVFVDAPLAVAESRDPKGLYAKARRGELRNFTGIDSPYETPERAELVLKTDELSPEESAGRVIALLRERRRI, from the coding sequence ATGTCCGACGTCCCGCCACCCGTCGTGCCCGCCTCGAGCGCCGCGCGCGATCGCCACCGTGCGCGCGCTCTGCGGATCGCCGTGTGTGGTGCCAGCCGGCACGGGAAGAGCACGCTGATCGATCGCCTGCGGGATCGGTTGCCGCCCGCCCTGGACGGTTCGACGTTCACCGAGCTCGCCGATTCGGCGTCCGGCGGCCCTTTCGCGCACGAGGTGGCGAGACGGGCACCCGCGCCGGACGCCGTGCTGATCGTCGTCGACGCGCGGCACGGGATGGTCGACGAGACGCGGCGCCAGGTGCTGGTCGCTTCGCTCGCCGGCGTTCGGGCCGCGATCCTCGTCGTCACCAAGGTGGACCTCGCCGGCTACGCGGAGTCCCGCTTTCGCGACGTTGCGTCGAGCGGCGTGGCGTTCGCGTCGGCCGTCGGGCTGCCGGAGACGATCGCCATCCCGGTCGCGGCGCTCGACGCCGAGAACGTGATCGCAGCCGGCGCGCGCATGGGCTGGTGGCACGGCCCGTCGGTCGCGGGCGCGCTCGACGCGCTCGACCGTGACCGCATCGATGGCCGGCCCACGCCGCTGCGCCTGGCAGTGGAGGACGTGGCGGTCGAGCCGGGCGGGTGCCGCATCGCCGGAACGCTGACGTCGGGCGTGCTTCGCCCCGGCGACCGCATCCGCGCGCAGCCGTCGGGGCGTGAGTCGTCCGTTCGCAGCATCGAGATTGGCGCCGTGTCGTTGCAGGAAGCGGAGGCCGGCGCGTCCGTCGTCGTGCGCCTGGCCGACGAGGTCGGCGTGCGGCGCGGCGATCTATTGTCGGCGGCCGCGGCGCCGGCGGAGGTTGCCGATCAGTTCGAGACCACCATCGTGTGGATGGGCCGTGAGCCGCTCTTCGCCGGCCGTCGATATGGGCTGGCCGCCGGCGGCGATCCGGTGCCGATGCAGGTCACCGACCTGAAGTACCGGTTCGACCTCGAGACGCTGGCGCATGCGGCCGCGAGAACGCTGGCGGTGGGCGACGTGGGCGTCTGCAACGTCAGCCTCGATCGGCCGATGCCGTTCGACGCGGCGCGCGAGCATCTCGGTACGGGCGGCTTCTCCATCGTCGATCCGGCCAGCGCGGCGGTGCTCGGCGCGGGCTTCGTGCACTTCGCGCTGCGGCGCGCGCACAACATCCACGCCCAGCCGACCGACGTGGACAGACGGGCACGGGCCGCCCTCAAGAAGCAGCAGCCGTGCGTGCTGTGGTTCACGGGGCTGTCCGGCGCCGGCAAGTCCACCATCGCCAACCTGGTGGAAGCGCGGCTGCACGCCATGGGCCGGCACACGTACCTGCTCGACGGCGACAACGTCAGGCACGGGCTGAGCAAGGATCTCGGGTTCACGCCGGCCGATCGCGTGGAGAACATCCGCAGGATCGGCGAGGTCGCGCGGCTGATGGTCGACGCCGGGTTGATCGTGCTGACGGCGTTCATCTCGCCGTTCCGCGCCGAGCGGCGGCTCGCGCGGAGCCTGCTCGCCGACGGCGAGTTCCTCGAGGTCTTCGTCGACGCGCCGCTCGCCGTCGCCGAGTCGCGCGATCCCAAGGGCCTCTACGCCAAGGCGCGGCGCGGCGAGCTGCGAAACTTCACGGGCATCGACTCGCCGTACGAGACGCCAGAACGCGCGGAGCTGGTGCTGAAAACGGACGAGCTGTCGCCCGAGGAGTCCGCCGGCCGCGTGATCGCCCTGCTGAGGGAACGGCGGAGGATCTGA
- a CDS encoding protein tyrosine phosphatase family protein, whose translation MRHIRFRGTLPLLTLLVLAPHAVFAQAADLGGSIRNFLRVNTEFCTGGQPKPEAFAKLKAEGVKAVLNLRTPSEYRMEEEMQAVKDAGLKYFNIPVVFPDAQPEQVDAFLTLTDSPSNRPMFIHCTAAVRVGAFWMIRRVLRDHWTVDAAAEEAHKIGLNNKRLEDFARKYIADHQPPLPAN comes from the coding sequence ATGCGACACATCCGATTCAGAGGGACACTGCCGTTGCTGACGCTGCTCGTGCTGGCGCCGCATGCCGTGTTCGCCCAGGCGGCGGACCTCGGCGGCTCGATCAGGAACTTCCTGCGGGTCAACACGGAGTTCTGCACGGGCGGCCAGCCGAAGCCGGAGGCGTTCGCGAAGCTGAAAGCCGAAGGCGTCAAGGCCGTGCTGAACCTGCGCACGCCCAGCGAGTACCGCATGGAAGAGGAAATGCAGGCCGTCAAGGACGCCGGCCTGAAGTACTTCAACATCCCGGTCGTGTTCCCGGACGCGCAGCCCGAACAGGTGGACGCGTTCCTCACGCTGACCGACAGCCCGTCGAACCGCCCGATGTTCATCCACTGCACCGCCGCGGTGCGCGTCGGCGCGTTCTGGATGATCCGGCGCGTGCTCCGCGACCACTGGACGGTGGACGCGGCCGCCGAGGAAGCCCACAAGATCGGGCTCAACAACAAGCGGCTCGAGGACTTCGCGCGCAAGTACATCGCCGATCATCAGCCGCCGCTACCGGCCAACTAG
- a CDS encoding sulfite exporter TauE/SafE family protein, which translates to MPDFSASQWALATLAAVGVGISKSGFPGVLLLHVIVFALLFGARASTGVVLPMLIVGDLLAIGRFHRHVRWEYLWRTMPPALAGIGAGVFLINWLSEASYAPVLGWIILALTIMHVLRLQSPAIADRMPTGRVYAWSLGILAGITTMLANAGGPVMTLYLLAMGLSKMEFTGTIAWFFFVINVIKVPLSAGLGLIDVHTLLFNLVLVPAIVVGSVIGRWLLHRVSQGVFDGLLLTFAAIAALRLIGVF; encoded by the coding sequence ATGCCCGACTTCTCCGCGAGCCAATGGGCGCTCGCCACGCTCGCTGCCGTCGGCGTCGGCATCAGCAAGTCGGGGTTCCCCGGCGTGCTGCTCCTCCACGTCATCGTCTTCGCGCTGCTGTTCGGCGCCCGCGCCTCGACGGGCGTCGTGCTCCCGATGCTCATCGTCGGCGACCTCCTGGCGATCGGGCGATTCCACCGGCACGTGCGCTGGGAGTACCTGTGGCGCACGATGCCGCCCGCGCTCGCCGGCATCGGCGCGGGCGTGTTCCTCATCAACTGGCTCAGCGAGGCCAGCTACGCGCCGGTGCTGGGCTGGATCATCCTGGCGCTCACGATCATGCACGTCCTGCGGCTGCAGAGCCCGGCGATCGCCGATCGCATGCCGACCGGACGGGTGTACGCCTGGTCGCTCGGCATCCTCGCCGGCATCACGACGATGCTCGCCAATGCCGGCGGGCCGGTGATGACGCTGTACCTGCTCGCGATGGGCCTCTCGAAGATGGAGTTCACCGGCACGATCGCGTGGTTCTTCTTCGTCATCAACGTGATCAAGGTGCCGCTCAGCGCGGGCCTGGGCCTGATCGACGTCCACACGCTGCTCTTCAACCTCGTGCTCGTGCCGGCGATCGTCGTCGGATCGGTCATCGGGCGGTGGCTGCTGCACCGCGTCTCACAGGGGGTCTTCGACGGGCTGCTGCTGACGTTCGCCGCCATCGCCGCGCTGCGGCTGATCGGCGTGTTCTGA